GGGCTGCTATACACGCCTAAATAGGCCTTCAATTGCTTGTTACTCAGCTTTAACGCAGGCTTAAAATCTGGGAGGTCGTAATCTCTACCGTAGTAGATACTAAGTACTCCAATCAAAATATCGTTCATGACCATACCTACTCCGTTGGTGGTGTAGGCTACCGCCACGCTATCATTAGGAAAGTAGCCCACATTGGCCTGAAAACCGTCAATTCCTCCATTATGACCAAATGCCCGTTGGTCATAAAATGGTATCTGAAATAGGCCCAACCCAAAATTATCAATTAGCTTCGTCATCTCCTTTAGCGATTTTTCGGAAACCACTTTGCCTGTAAATAGCGCATTGAAGAAGGTCGTTAGATCAGTTGGGTTAGAAACAATAGCTCCGGCTCCGGCAGGAAGACTCATATCAGTTTCAGTGGCTATTTCCCAATCATCCCGTAAGGTATACGAGCGCGCTTCGTTTTCTTCGGGATTGATTTTACCGCCGTAGTAGGTGTGCTCCAGCTTTAAAGGTTTGGTAATACGGTCTTGCAGAATATCAGCAAAGTCTTTGTCATCTATTTTCTCGGCTACGTAGGAAAGTAAAACGTAGTTGGTATTGGAGTACTCGGCTTTTTCGCCGGGTTCAAACACGGTTCCGTTATCAATCATTTCCTGAATAAGCTCATCCCTACTTTTAGGCTCTTCCATCCACTTGGTATAATCTTTGGCCGAGGTAAAATTAAACAGGCCACTGCGGTGCCGAAGCATCTGCTCAATGGTAATCTTATCTGCATTTGGAACCTCAGGAAAGTATTCGCTCAACTTGGTATCTAACGCAAGTTTTCCCTCCTCTATCAACTGCATAATAATGGATGAAGTGAAAGTCTTGGAGATTGACCCAATTCGGTAGATGGTAGTAGCATTAGCTGGAATGCGCTCGGCTACATCGGCGTAACCAAAAGCACGCTGGTACACCTGCTCACCATTTTTACTGATAGAGACGCTTCCCATCCCCTGCTTTTCTGTATCAATTTTGGCAAACAGGCTATCCATTTTTACCCGATTGAACTTTGCATTGGGCTGATTTTGCGAACAGGCACTGTAGACTACTAAAAAAGTGGCTAATATGATGTTGATTACTCTCATAGGTTAGGTTGATGTGGTTTCTAGATAAAGATTACTACTTCGTTAGTGACAGCTCACTGCAAATTATTACAAGCCACTGAATTATTTTTTAGCAGTTGGTATATCTCCCTTCTTACCGCCAATATATTCAATTGCTGGGTTCCACTTTCGTAATTCCGTCAGAAGGGCAGCCTCTTTTATTGGAGAAACGAAGAGGGTTCCATTAGTTTCGGTGTGTATCAAAAGGCCACTAATATTATTATTGGTATTATACAAGCCAGGCTGAGTTGGCGTTTTTGGTTTCTTGTCTATTATTTTAATCGTAATAATCTGGTCAATGGCAATACTCTTGTTTATTATACCAAAGTCTCTTAGGTACAATATGCCGGACTCGATCTTGTAATAGGTATTCTTCCAGACTAGAAATACTAATGGAAAGTAAATTACTGAGCCTATTCCGATAAATTTTAATGAAGAAATCTGAAAATTGCTTCTGTACAGAATTGAAAAAACGCTTAATAGAATTACGAAAGCGGGTAAGGCTATCAACAATGCTAGTATGAGTTCAGTATTAAATGACTTGTATTTCATGTTCTCAGTAGAGACTAACGACCTCGCTTAGCTGTCGTGGCGAACTTTTGCCTTGTATGGATAGCTATGCATTATTAACCTTTCGCCTTCATTTCTTCTTTTGCTTTTTTTACAAACTCGATAGAAACACTTGCGGCATCTGCTATCTGCTGTTCAGTCAGATTGGGAAGGTTTAAGAAATTTTCTACAATCGTTTTAATTGCTGCTTCTTTGGTATTTCTCTCTTTCTCAACTGCTTTTTCAACCGCCATTTCAATCTCTATTTTGATGCTTAAAGCCTGACTTGCTCTATCCGATAGTACCTCGCCAAACCGCTGATACTCTCTCCGTTCTTCATCTTCCATATTCGCGACTTTCAAGACCTCGTTGGCCTCTTTTAAACCTTTAGCCGTAAACCCCTTTTTTATTTCACTATTTTTCAAAAAATAAATCCATTCGTCAAGTGTATCCTTTGCCGTATCGTCAAAGTTGTTCACCTTAATCAAATAAATTTCTGGATATAAGTCCTTAATCTTTTCTTTTTTAAACAGCTTCTTTTGGGCATCAGATAGTTGTAACTCATCATTTTGGTGCAGTCCTGAAAAGGTAGTTGTTCCTTTATAAATGTAATCTTCTCCTCGCCCTAAATCAAAATAAACGATATTTATTGAAATCACTTTCCTTACAGAAGTCCATTTATCACCTGTTTTTATGTGTTCTGTAATTGCTTTGGAGATACCGTACAAAATCCTCAAAAAGTAATCAATAGCATATGAATTCTGAATCTCGATAATAATCAATTCGCCCTTCTGGTCTTTGACTAAAATATCAACTCGATTAAATTTATCGGTTTCTGTCTCTTGATTACTTTCGGTATCGATGATCTCCACAATAGAAATGTCGTCTTTGAGCAGCTCACTCAAAAACCCCTCTAAGATATTAAAATTAGCTTTTTGTCTTAATAAACGTTTTATCGCCCAATCAAATCTTACATGTTTTTGCTGTTTCATCTTCTGTTAATCTTCAACGCTAAATTATTTATTAATAACCAGATAATCTGCATTTTGCTCACCACAGTGCTATTCCTAAATTCTGCAAATCCTTATCCAGATCTTCTTGAGTATAGTGAATGTCAATCTCTCGCTTGGCAAGTTCTTTCTGGAAATCAAGTAAGTTGAGGTCAGCCAGTTCTCGAGTTTTTCCCATGCTTAACCTTTTCTTATCGTACAGGTAGCAAGCAAGATCAATTAAAAAATCCTGCTCAGTTAATTGCGCTTTTGCCAACGTCTCGTCTGAAATAATAAGTGCCATAAACTACTTTTTACTTATGAAAACGAAGCCCTTCACTAAGAGTTACTTCTAATACGGATCAACGTCAATCACTACATTAGTCTTTTTAAAGGCTTTTTCTTTGGTAAGTTTTACCGATTCATCGCGTAGAGCGGTTTTGATCGCTCGGATGTTGAGGTTCTTTTCCAGTTTGATGACTAACTGCATCAAGTACTGGTTGCGGAGGCGGCTAATCAGTGGTTCTTCGGGGCCTAGTACGCGGGAGCTGCCGATGCGATCTTTCAGAATATGTGCCAAGTGTACGGCGGCTAAATCTACTATCTTCTTATCCGGGTTTTTCACCGTGAGGCGGATGATGCGGACGAAGGGCGGGTAGTTGTACACTTCCCGCTCGTGAATCTCTTCTTCAAATAGACCAAGGTAATCGTTGGCAATAATTCGGTGCAGAATAGGTTGCTTGAGGTTGGTGGTCTGGATAATCACGCGGCCTACCTTATCACGCCGGCCGGAACGACCGCTTACCTGGGTAATAAGTTGGAAAGTGCGCTCGTGCGAACGGAAATCGGGGAAGTGAATCATGCGGTCGGCATCCAGGATGCCAACCAGGCTCACTCCATCAAAATCCAGCCCTTTACTTACCATCTGGGTACCAACCAAAAAATCCATTTCGTGGTTGGCAAAGCTTTCAATAATTAGCTCGTAGCTATTTTTTTTACGGGTAGTGTCTAAGTCCATACGCTGCACCCGGGATGTCGGCAATAAGGACTGAATTTCCTCCTCCAGCTTTTCGGTACCAAAACCTACTGATTTTACTTTGGTAGAGCCGCAAGCTTCGCAATCCTGAGGAACTATTTCGTGATGACCACAGTAGTGGCAACGCAGTTCGCGGGCGTACTGATGGTAGGTTAAACTCACGTCGCAGTTTTGGCACTTGGGAATATGAGCGCAGTCTTCACAGTGTAAAAAGGGCGCGTACCCCCGTCTGTTCTGAAAGATGATCGCTTGCTCTTTGTTATCTAGCACCGTTTGCATAGCATCCAGCAGCACTGACGAGAAATCTTCCCGCATGGTCTTTTGTTTCCGCTCCAGCTTAATGTCGACCAGCTCTATCTTAGGCAGTTGGGCGTTACCATAACGTTGGTTCAACGTGACCAAGCCGTATTTGGCATGACTAGCGTGGTAGTACGATTCAATAGAAGGAGTGGCCGAACCTAGCAGGGTTTTGGAATGATGCAAGCGAGCCAGCAGTAAGGCAACGTCACGGGCGTGGTAGCGAGGTGCCGGGTCAAACTGCTTGTAGGAAGTTTCGTGCTCCTCATCCACAATAATCAGACTCAGATTATCAAACGGTAGCAGCACGGCGGAGCGAACCCCGACCACTAGCGGATACTCACCCGCCAGAATGCCTTGCCAGACTTCCACTCGCTCGTTATCCGAAAAGCGGGAGTGGTAAATACCCATGCGGTCACCAAAGATTTTCTTCAACCGAAGCACAATTTGGGTCGTCAGGGCAATTTCAGGCAATAAGTAGAGTACTTGTCCGCCCGAATTGAGCACCTCCTGAATCAGGTCAATATAAATTTCGGTTTTCCCACTTCCGGTAATTCCGTGCAGTAGCACCGTATCTTTGGTTTGAAACTGCTCCAGTATTTGTTGCTTCGCTTGCG
This region of Tunicatimonas pelagia genomic DNA includes:
- a CDS encoding Rpn family recombination-promoting nuclease/putative transposase, which translates into the protein MKQQKHVRFDWAIKRLLRQKANFNILEGFLSELLKDDISIVEIIDTESNQETETDKFNRVDILVKDQKGELIIIEIQNSYAIDYFLRILYGISKAITEHIKTGDKWTSVRKVISINIVYFDLGRGEDYIYKGTTTFSGLHQNDELQLSDAQKKLFKKEKIKDLYPEIYLIKVNNFDDTAKDTLDEWIYFLKNSEIKKGFTAKGLKEANEVLKVANMEDEERREYQRFGEVLSDRASQALSIKIEIEMAVEKAVEKERNTKEAAIKTIVENFLNLPNLTEQQIADAASVSIEFVKKAKEEMKAKG
- the priA gene encoding replication restart helicase PriA, which gives rise to MPKSQSVVLNVEAPDERLTWFADIILPVPIPRMFTYRIPRVMEEMVQIGSRVIVQFGSKRVLTGVVGKLHNDPPKKYNARYILEVLDNNPIVEPVQIKLFEWIADYYVCTVGEVLNIALPSGLKLSSESKAQLNPDFFSEENQADLARIEFSEKEKVVLEALNEKSSLTYNEIGELLQEKSFYNTIKSLIAKEAILIYEEVKEKYKPKIVKKLRLAASYARNPDQLEILFGSLEKRPKQLDVLLAYLHAVPQYQSASANQVGITKSQLMDRNLSASSVNTLVKNGVLEEFEEIVSRFETTAPTQDQVFLTDYQSQAKQQILEQFQTKDTVLLHGITGSGKTEIYIDLIQEVLNSGGQVLYLLPEIALTTQIVLRLKKIFGDRMGIYHSRFSDNERVEVWQGILAGEYPLVVGVRSAVLLPFDNLSLIIVDEEHETSYKQFDPAPRYHARDVALLLARLHHSKTLLGSATPSIESYYHASHAKYGLVTLNQRYGNAQLPKIELVDIKLERKQKTMREDFSSVLLDAMQTVLDNKEQAIIFQNRRGYAPFLHCEDCAHIPKCQNCDVSLTYHQYARELRCHYCGHHEIVPQDCEACGSTKVKSVGFGTEKLEEEIQSLLPTSRVQRMDLDTTRKKNSYELIIESFANHEMDFLVGTQMVSKGLDFDGVSLVGILDADRMIHFPDFRSHERTFQLITQVSGRSGRRDKVGRVIIQTTNLKQPILHRIIANDYLGLFEEEIHEREVYNYPPFVRIIRLTVKNPDKKIVDLAAVHLAHILKDRIGSSRVLGPEEPLISRLRNQYLMQLVIKLEKNLNIRAIKTALRDESVKLTKEKAFKKTNVVIDVDPY
- a CDS encoding serine hydrolase domain-containing protein → MRVINIILATFLVVYSACSQNQPNAKFNRVKMDSLFAKIDTEKQGMGSVSISKNGEQVYQRAFGYADVAERIPANATTIYRIGSISKTFTSSIIMQLIEEGKLALDTKLSEYFPEVPNADKITIEQMLRHRSGLFNFTSAKDYTKWMEEPKSRDELIQEMIDNGTVFEPGEKAEYSNTNYVLLSYVAEKIDDKDFADILQDRITKPLKLEHTYYGGKINPEENEARSYTLRDDWEIATETDMSLPAGAGAIVSNPTDLTTFFNALFTGKVVSEKSLKEMTKLIDNFGLGLFQIPFYDQRAFGHNGGIDGFQANVGYFPNDSVAVAYTTNGVGMVMNDILIGVLSIYYGRDYDLPDFKPALKLSNKQLKAYLGVYSSPTFPLKVTITKEGSTLMGQATGQPTFALKAYDTHKFKFDPAQLKLEFMPDEDKMVLQQGGGEFEFSRE
- a CDS encoding UPF0175 family protein, which produces MALIISDETLAKAQLTEQDFLIDLACYLYDKKRLSMGKTRELADLNLLDFQKELAKREIDIHYTQEDLDKDLQNLGIALW